The Plectropomus leopardus isolate mb chromosome 14, YSFRI_Pleo_2.0, whole genome shotgun sequence DNA window CAAAATGGCCTGACTCAGGTAACAAGCGTTTTAGCAGGTTCCTGTTCAGCAGCACATAATCTCATtacaattcaaaaaaaaaaaaaacacaagaaaaaaaaacagagacaacaacaaaatataaacagctaCATAGACATTACAGCGTAGAGGACTTTGGTTGGGTGTGCGAGGTGGTGGATGAGATTTGAATCAGTAGTTGGGTGCATGTTTTTCCATCAGATCGTGTTTAGATGTATGTTAGAAATGTGTAATACAGGTTATTGTTCTAATATAAAATGGGATCTCAATTTGTTTGCTGTCAGACGAGTTAAATGAGTTCTGGgggtgacatttttttggtaaagATGAGCTCAGTTTTTCAATGTGAACTGTCATCTCTCACTGCCTCATTTTGTGGTTCTTTCTCAGACTCCCTTTTAAAATTTCCTTAATCCAAATCAGCCTCTCGGTTCTCAACATTTGATTGTGCCCGCAGCAGTCAGACAATTACCGTTCTGCCTCGTCTGCCACATCTGTTAACAGGATTATTTTCTGTCGCAGTCTTCCTAATGTGCTGTTGTATTTCTCTCCCATCAAGGGCTTGTGTATCTCTGGCCTCTAAAAACCGCATAATCGGAAATGCAGCCAAAAGTCAAGTAAGATCATCATGACACATCATGACATTAATTGTAACTTGTCTTTTTTACGAGTTTACAATATTTACAAATCACACTCACTAAGTAACTACTACACCGAGTGTCTTCTTATTTTAGATGACAACAAACTTCAAAAATACAGTCCACAGCTTCAAAAAGTTCCACGGCAGAGCATTTGATGACCCATTTGTCCAAGCGGAAAAACCCAAACTGCCTTACAGCTTACATAAACTGGCCAATGGAAACACTGGAATTAAGGTGACGCACTGTACAAACTTCCAGCATGTTCTTCTTcgctgctttctgttttttatccCCTTTCTCTCTGACCCTGACCATTTTTCTGCTGTCATTGCACACCTTTGTCCTTTAAATTCATCCATGATGCTGAGCGTGATAAGTGAGCGGGATGCacaaatggttttttttctctgtcatcaCCAAATTGCTTAATGGCgttatgcttaaaaaaatagtgCAGCTATTTTAAGTATGGTTGTAGGAGGTTCTCATGCATAGTTCATGTATTATACAGGCCTACATTAGATCTCAGTCAGCACGCCCCCAATATGAAGAAGCAAGCTGGAGTCTAACATAGGAGCCAAGCACTAAacatgtactgctgtggacggttCAGCAATAAACATATCGTCATCATCGGGCGCAAACCTCGCACCTCAGCAattcagtattttcatttttttcattaattaactCTACTGGTCCCCTTCTCCGTCTGTCAgtgggttttaccatttctcaaccaatgaaatgtatttaaaaaaacttgtgaCTAAACCTGTCTCCAttggatccttttaaaaactctgttttttagGAGGTTTGCACCTGACAGCAGTGATATGTTGGCCACCTAAATAAAGTCCTATCTAAAAATACCTTTATCAGTTAAACTGCACActacatttagaatattttcactgctttttttttgcatcagacAGCAATTTCCGATAGGGAACTAAAGCAGCTTCATCGCTCTCTTCAAAAGCAGATtcctttaagaaaaataatgacttaacaTCGCCTGTCAAgaaagctgctggtctactgctgcctcgatcagttgttgtgtttgcattgctgtgtgactttggtgtttaaaagggttagtttggatctataaagtcacacaataacacaatctAACTAACGGATGGAGGGAGTGGTAGACCGTCAGCTCCCACGTTCAGCAAGCCAgaataactgtttttgtcatgagAGCATAGATGTTGAACTGAAGCAGCCTCCCTCTCAGAACAGGCCATCATACtgaaaggtaaagcagttaaaatacTCCCAATATAGCGTACATTTaaacagatattgattttttaggtgtgacttttttctaggtggctaaaatacatttagcTGCTGCCCCTGTCAGCACTCAtgcctgcttcttcaaacttgGAGCGTGTCAACAGACGTTTACTGTAGGTCATACAATGATCGTGGATAAATATCTCATATAACATCACATAAAATCCCAAATACCCCTTTAATATGCCTTACCCTCAAGCTTTTAATTAGCCTTGGGGGTCTTAACTGTATCATGTTCACAGGTTCGTTATTTGGATGAGGACAAAGTGTTCACAGTCGAGCAGATCACAGGGATGCTGCTCACCAAGCTGAAGGAGACGTCAGAGAGCGCCCTGAAGAAGCCGGTGGTGGACTGCGTCATCTCTGTGAGTTATGAAAACATCACAGAACACCATCAACATAATTCACAAAGGGGTTCAATGATGCGTAATGATTTGTGCTTTGTTTTACAGGTCCCAAGTTTCTTTACAGACGCTGAAAGGAGATCAGTGTTTGATGCAACTCAAATCGCAGGGCTGAACTGTTTACGGCTAATTAATGATACGACTGCAGGTCAGTGTTCTTAGGGGAAATTGATAACAGTGAAATTTATAAAACGATTGCATGAGAATGAAGCCTCAGTTGTGCTTTCAGCTTGAGCATGAGCAAACACAGAATCGTGATGAAAACACGTTTGGACTGTCATAATTTGTGTGGGATTCCTCTCCCAAACTGTAGGGGCAGTGTATCAAAATAAGATCTCTACATCCATGGACCACACAGTGATATTACATCTGTCACGTGAAGCCctgtggcccaaaaagactttttcccattgatttACATAAACAGATGTCTGTAAATTAGTGGATACATATTTTGGGGTGTCACAAAccccacaaaatgacttgtttaACTATCAGAATTTGATCAGTTAGAtcctataatatttggtaagtTTAGAAAAGCTGCAtactttaataattttatagCATTGATGTTGGTAGAGTGCTAAACTGGAAGTCGCCAGCTCAGCTGGTGTAAGTTTCTAATcgcctccaatgctgtatccagttctctttatacatacatacatacatagcaAGGTGGAAAGACATTTAGTTTGTGCACTGAGCTTTGTGAATAGCACTAACATTTACTAAGTTCAAATGAAGGTGCACACTTAGGCATTACTAAAAAGTGACTTAACTTCACTGACATTAGTATAACTTTGCGTTAAGTTTGTGCTTTCATTTGGGTTCATAGTGGCTTTGGCCTATGGGATCTACAAACAGGACCTTCCGACTCCAGAGGAGAGGCCAAGAAATGTGGTATTTGTTGACATGGGACATTCATCGTTCCAGGTCTCCATTACTGCCTTCAACAAAGGCAAACTCAAGGTTAGCCTGTCACCTTTTTCCCACCTTGAGCcacacctgcagctgcagctttaaatCCCAGCTGAATGCCAGTTTTGCTCTGACAGGTCCTCGCCACTGCATTTGACCTACACCTTGGTGGGCGTAATTTTGACGAGGCGTTGGTAGATTACTTCTGCGAGGAGTTTAAGAGCAAGTACAAGCTTAATGTGAAGGAGAACCCAAGGGCTCTGCTGCGGCTGCACCAGGAGAGCGAGAAACTGAAGAAGCTAATGAGTGCCAACTCCTCCGATCTGCCTCTGAACATCGAGTGCTTCATGAATGACATTGATGTTTCTGGCAGGATGAACAGGTACTGAATTTAGATTTTCCTCCTCAATCATGCATTTCTTAAGTGGAAATCTGTAATTATAAATCTTCTGTATTTTCTAACTCACAGGGGCCAGTTTGAAGACATGTGTGCTCAGTATCTGATGAGAGTAGAGATGCCACTGAAAGCAGCCCTTGAACAATCAAGTACGTCCCTCAAGCTTGGTTGAATTTATGAATTCGTATTGTTTGATTACCATATGACGGAAGAATCCACTcaatcctgtgtgtgtttgatgggCAGAGCTGAGCCGGGATGACATCTATGCAGTGGAAATAGTTGGAGGAGCCACGAGAATCCCAGCTGTCAAAGAGAGAATCACCAAGTTCTTTGGCAAAGACATCAGCACCACGCTCAACGCAGACGAAGCTGTCGCTAGAGGCTGTGCACTTCaggtgacacaaacacatgatgttttcttgttttgctgcaCTGTACAAATATAATGTAGCTTGTTAAATGCAATGCAGTaaatctgtgtttatttgtgtggcGCGTGTGCTGATTGTTTGGGTGTAGTGTGCGATTTTGTCTCCAGCATTTAAGGTGCGTGAATTTTCCATCACTGATGTGGTTCCCTTTCCTATAACTCTTCGCTGGAAATCTCCAACAGAGGACGGATTGGGGTAAGGACGTTTGAGACCGTTATATGGTGCGTCTTTTACTGCCTGAAAAACGTGTGATCGGGCTCTGGGTGCTACTCTTGTGGTTCCAgggtccagacctttgaatctgCCAACTCCACCGAGTTTGATATGACAATTCTCTCTAAAATCACGCAAAATCTTTTGCCTACACTGTTCCAACTTTCAAACGGGACTTACCAggaattctgatgtttttatagttgttgttttttaggtgtgttttaaaatattgtccATCGGACAGATTGTCAATAAAAATTCTGGTTTGCCCTGCTACTGTAGACTGATATTTacggaaaaaaagaaaagatattgCCGGCAATTGGTTGTTCCTTGTCACATGATGTGACTTGCATGTTGcgatgttgtttatttttagggcAGCTGTTGCACCTTGAAAAATAAGTGCATGGGAACCCGCCGTTTGTGGGTTAACATTGACAACAATGGATTTGACGgtgcaaaaaatgcagcatATGAATGGCCCTCAGTTAGCTGGTAacagtgcacaaaaaacaaGCCGCTATAGTTCTGTGTAGGACGCTCGGTCAGCCAGTTTAAAGATGCAGTGTTTGCTGACTGTGTTTCAAAACCTGAGTTTGCGTTTTTCtctaactgcatttttttgtcacagagaGTGTGAGGTGTTCAGTAAGAATCACGCTGCTCCGTTCTCCAAAGTGATCACGTTTCACAAGAAGGAACCCTTTGACCTTGAAGCCTTCTACAGCAACTCTCAAGAGCTGCCCTACCCAGACCACAGGATAGGTAACCCTGCTCAGTCTGCTCTCTCAGAGTCAGAGACACCTGCCAGTAAACCACTGCCTTTAGTATTTTTTTGAGTGATCCGTTGATCCCTGAGGAATAATGCAGCGTCCCACAGATGGGTCCTAATGAGTCAGGGGGTTGGGAGGCAGTTGCTGATGGGATATCagtgtccatctgtctcttAAGGAAATATACCGAGGGTGTTTTATCAGAGCTTTTTAACAAATCATTTTGTTTCCATCTGCCACCAGGATGTTTCTCTGTACAGAACGTTGCTCCTCAGCCAGACGGAGACAGCTCCAAAGTAAAGGTCAAAGTGCGTGTCAATGTGCACGGCATCTTCAGCGTGTCCAGCGCCTCTCTGATCGAGAAGCagaaaggagaaggagaggaaatgCAAATTGACTGTGAGCCAATGGTGCAGAATGAAGGCAGGGCAGAGGACCAGGTTAGATTATTTTGCCACAGTTTACTTTGGTAAATGAAGAAAGGCCTTCATCCCAAATGAATACGACTTAGAAGATATTCCTTTACTTTTGTCTTGTTTACAGTAACGgtttatattgctttttttatgtaattgaAATATGAAATTGAGGTTGGACTTTTTATCCATATTACactgatattgtgatatgagactagatattgtctaacattttggaaaacaaatatCACGAGTGTTGCTTTTTCCTGGTGACGTAATAGTTCAAATTCACCAAACTGTTCTAGCAAACATctaatattgtaaatattttgtgaaaacaccAATAGTTAATGCAATATCAATACTGATATAGAgggttttggtaaaaaaaataatgtatttgattattttgattgttGAGCCTCGTATGAAATGTTTGGTTGTTTATATCTAATCTGGCTGTGATAAAATAGCTGAATGTGTGTTGTGTCTCAGACCAAAATGCAGGTGGACCAGGAAGGCCAAAGTCAAGCGGACCCGCAGAACGAGGACACTACCAGCAGTAAGGTCAGCTGGATTTAAATTTAGAGATGTGTGGATATTTTTTGAAGCCAGTGCtagtattttctgttttcctgtttATATTAAACAGCGTTGATATGCAGATGTAACACAGACCCCAGTCTTGCTTGTCCAAAACACAGTTAGCCTTTTAGACACGCCTATAGTGAGGTAATGaagtatttttagaaaatgatccTAATACTTTACTCCCACAGCAGATTTGACAGAAGTATTAAGTAACAGACACCATAATAGGTAAAAATGGTCACAAAAATGCTAATTCTGGTTCTGAATGTATGCAAATAGTGAATCTCCCAGGGAAtaatagaaaatcatattagtTAGGCTTGAAAGTATTTATAAGTATTAGTTTGTTGAAGTGCCCCATGAATAAAAACTGTATAATTACAGAGGAATTTAGGTGATGTCGACATCAGAAAGACtgaattgtgttttcttgtttccaAATCCAGGAGGGTGCGTCTGGGGAAAAGCAGGACCCCGCAGCAGGGGGAAACAAGCCCAAAGTCAAGGTGAAGAGTATTGATCTGCCCATCGTGGCCAACAATATTCGACAGCTCGACAGCGATGTCCTTAACAATTTTGTGGAGTATGAGGTGAGTGCTCCTGCTGGCCTTTGGAAAAGCCGAGTCGTGGTCTGACTGAAATTCTGATTACCTGAGAAGTGATGGACTGAGTGGAATTAAAACCTGATGTGTGCTTTACTCATCCTGCTGTGGTCTGGGATTGTTTCCCCTGATGACTTAAACTTGCTGTTGTCATTATTCTATTCTGGGATTTTTTAAGAGGCCCAACAAGGAGCCACAACGTTTGTTCATGCTACTGATTGGCTTCATCTGTGCCAGCACTATTTTAGGGGAATTACTAATTCTGCAAATTTCCCCCAGTAATAATGTTCCCTGACTAAAGGTTTTGACTTTAGGTGGATGTGACAGTTTATGTCTGTTATTATGCATTTTgatatatgtacatatacaaggctttatattttaaaatgtccagcCCCTCTGAACATCCAACAGCTAACAATTTTCTTGACAGAAACATTACAGTGCAAGCTGCTGTGgtatcaatcaatcattttctCTTGACTGTTTCTGAATTATTCATTCAACTCAACTTTGACACTTCAGTTTTTGATACTCTTTGatccctttgaaacttggattgacATTACAGACGCCCTCATAAgcatttaaaacacttccaaatctgtgattttttgaaaacaaacactgaaaaaattgaactgttcacaaattgcaagaaatgagcttttaaaaaaattacaaaaaaaaaatttaattattatttattttttttatggaatatttttaaagcactggtcattttctttcttttttttcctttttattattattattattattattgatttttattgtatttatttatgtttttagaaTGTATTACtcttttttgtggtcatttaattttaaactgcTCATTGTCCTTTCcccatttttgaaaaaatcaagccaattggctcagatttcaaagggatAATCAAATAGGATTATATTGTAAGGTATTGCTGGTATTGTTTTGCTCCTCTGTAACatttcttgttgtgtttttttccttacagCATCAGATGATCATCCAGGACAAACTGGTGAAAGAGCTGAATGATGCTAAAAATGCTGTTGAGGAGTATGTATACGATCTGCGGGACAAACTTTGTGGAATCTATGAGAAGTTTATCACCGAGGAGGTGAGCGATGCTGTCTTACAAACATCTGATTTACCAAGCAAATTATTTTCTACTGTATTTACTTAACGTGAGTTTTATATCTGGCCATAATAACAGGACAGTAACCGGCTGACGCTGATGCTGGAGGACACAGAGACCTGGCTGTATGAGGACGGAGAGGACCAACCCAAACATGTCTATGAGGAGAAACTGCAAGCACTcaaggtttgtttttatttattccaagAAAACGTCTACTTTCAATTTCAGATGGGATTTTATGAACTACTGGAAAATTCTTTATCAACCCActagtgttgtcacaatactgCATTTTCTAACTTTGATACAGTAACTTGGATAATATTGATATTCAATCATTTTGATACTATGTACAAAGTTGAATCTGAGGgcttaaaatttgacatttttatgaacaAATATGCCCTGGCCATAACATGACAACAATGAct harbors:
- the hspa4l gene encoding heat shock 70 kDa protein 4L; its protein translation is MSVVGIDLGFQNCYIAVARSGGIETISNEYSDRCTPACVSLASKNRIIGNAAKSQMTTNFKNTVHSFKKFHGRAFDDPFVQAEKPKLPYSLHKLANGNTGIKVRYLDEDKVFTVEQITGMLLTKLKETSESALKKPVVDCVISVPSFFTDAERRSVFDATQIAGLNCLRLINDTTAVALAYGIYKQDLPTPEERPRNVVFVDMGHSSFQVSITAFNKGKLKVLATAFDLHLGGRNFDEALVDYFCEEFKSKYKLNVKENPRALLRLHQESEKLKKLMSANSSDLPLNIECFMNDIDVSGRMNRGQFEDMCAQYLMRVEMPLKAALEQSKLSRDDIYAVEIVGGATRIPAVKERITKFFGKDISTTLNADEAVARGCALQCAILSPAFKVREFSITDVVPFPITLRWKSPTEDGLGECEVFSKNHAAPFSKVITFHKKEPFDLEAFYSNSQELPYPDHRIGCFSVQNVAPQPDGDSSKVKVKVRVNVHGIFSVSSASLIEKQKGEGEEMQIDCEPMVQNEGRAEDQTKMQVDQEGQSQADPQNEDTTSSKEGASGEKQDPAAGGNKPKVKVKSIDLPIVANNIRQLDSDVLNNFVEYEHQMIIQDKLVKELNDAKNAVEEYVYDLRDKLCGIYEKFITEEDSNRLTLMLEDTETWLYEDGEDQPKHVYEEKLQALKRLGQPIQDRHREHEDRPRAFEELGKKLQLYMKFVDSYKQKDERYMHLSAEEMSVVEKCVSESMGWMNSMMNAQGKLGITQDPVVKVADIISKIQELEDVCNPVINRPKPTVEEAPEVNDQNSGAHNGPTTKQGADGKGDAKGSQQTKPGTKEMEVD